CTTCCTAGGAGAATAACTGAAAATACGTTGGGAATTAGAAGGCAACTTGAGCTCAGACTAACGCTATTCCGATGGGCCGCCAGGTCTTAGTGGACCCGTATACATCTTCATGGAGAGGGGGAACTATCTTAACCTAACCCACAATATTTTAGAAGTGCGATAGCTTCTCAGATGTGTGTAGAAAGTAAGCCAATATAGCTGAGCCTAAGTCTCCCAAAAGCAGAGTGGCGGAGGAGTAGAGGCTAAAATGGCTCTGCCTTATCATCCTCATTAAGCAGCTACTACAAAACAGGTTGAATTCTGAAGGCCAATGTTTTCGCACAGTGCGCGAATGAGGGATATTTCTCTGGTTTAATAGTATGTTCTTTTACGAAATCGTCATCCTGAATTGGTCAATGACTTAAGGCATTTAACCCGTACATGCAGGAGTATAAAGGACGCATCCTTCCCACCCATTAGCCAAATAGAGATTTTTTCGATCCGttccgtttttattttattttttttctgactGCAAATACTTCTGCGGAAAGAGTGTACACTTTTTTAGTTGTCCTTCATCAGTTTTGGTGTTTACTTACACAGGTGATCCAACAGTATTTTAGTGAGCATAGCTCTATTCTAgctttatttagaaattatatagatttacatatgcatacttAGCAAACTGCTGCTCTGAATCTATAAAATGaagttttaaaagcaaaattcacATTTTCTTTCCAAACTTTCCTTTCGACTTCCTCTTCCTGTCACTCTCACTCCCTTTTAGGTTGAGTTTTCTCCATAAGTTCGGCCACTAGCTCCAACAATATCGGCACACTTTTCCGTTCGAACTGTCCGACTACCCGCTCAAGTTGAGAACGCACCGGTCGCACATTCTCCGTGCCACTTTCCTGTGCAAACATCTCCGCTGTATAGTGAAAGCCATGCCAATGGAAGTATTCCATGATGAGCTGATGCAACCAATGTAGACGTGAATCTTGGCGATAGCTAGTCTCGTTCGTATCGCCCTCAGCGCAATTACCACTTACACTACTACCAACGCTCAGCTGACTCATATCGGGCAATGAACGCCCAAGTAACGTGGTGTGGCTATCATTCTTGCCCTTCATCATCGCAACCATTTTAGATTGCAGCATACAACGCACCTCCTGCAATACACCATCTTCCtcgaattttgttttgattgtgTCATATAATTGATTGATGGCTTCTTCCCTCGAGATGTAATTCTTCGACATTTTGTCCGTTGGTTTTTCTTGCTTGTAGCCACTTTCCCTTTTGTCCACCTAGCAAAGCTTCGCGAATTTCACGATTGCTATGGGAAGGTGTGTTTGTTTAATTAGTGAGTGGATGCTGCGATTTCAATTAAAGTGTGTTTAGAGATAGTCGAAGTGGAATTGTGAAGACGTACAAAacggaataaaatataaacactTTTGACAAGCGGCGATAAATTTCGAAGACACAAAAACAGAATTTACATGcacgaaaaattttgaaatgaaactttttttagttttgtatggGTTTGGGGCATGATTCAATTAaacaaggttaagtaaagtttgacaactgatttcggatgctacttaatccattgatgcaatttggaagcaagggaaaaaagggcataagttGATCCCCTTTcggaaaatgtagtaaaaaattgaaaaaggtcgttgtaagccattgaataattttatgttattttataagtggtacttaattatttatatttttaacttaactattcccatggatttgtatcatatatatatcatatataacatatatatatgtattttgaccatgcatcggattggaatctataggtgccatttgtaaacctacactgaagtaataaatataataaaacaacttgagaatagtggaaactcttaacgaggaaaaaccacttttatttcgtcacgtccgccaatcatacatttgattttttaacgagattacctgcaaagttagaagtataaaatctgtgttaaaaaaaggtaaatttatatacagtcactcacattcaaagtcaggcagatgcatacgaaaacttctagacataatatccatgttttgatgaaagaaaacacgttctacctttttctgttttttcacaaaagttgttttatttaaaaacaacaaaaaaaaaatatattccaagttgctttataaaatcttaatgtataaaaaactgaaaaaggccaCTTCTCTGTCTCACATTTAAAGTCGGGCAAACCATGTTTTGCAAATATGCATAccgttatttctaaattttctatacttgtattaaaagttattgttcATTGTTGCCTTGTCAATCATTCGGTgagtttataaaagtattttgcaaaatgccgcgTAATGGTAAACAGTCTACATTGGAGGAACGCAAAATAGTAATTCAACTGCACTTAGACGGAAAATCTGAGCGCGCAATatcgaaattgataaaaaaaagcaagTCAACAGTGCACGATATTATTGCTAGATACAATGAAAGTGGTTTCATTGCAAATAAGCATCGTGGAACCGGTCCAAAGATGAGAGCATGGTGCTAagggaagtgaagaaaaatccattcatttctgctccaaaattaactgcgatgGTTAAAGAAGCTTCTGGGGTGGAGGTAAATCCCGAAACAATAAGAAGACTTcttcgaaaaaatgattttcacggcCGAGTTGCGCGGAAGAAGCCCCTAATaagcaagaaaaaccaaaatgaccggcttgtttttgttcgccAATATATGGCTAAGGATTTCGATTTTTGGAGCACTGTAAGTGggggaaaaaataacaatttcatgattttaatattcattctttaggtattatttactgacgaaagtaaatttaatttatttggatgtGATGGAAGGGGAAAGTGTGGCGCAAACCGAACAAGGACCTGGAAggcaagaatttaagaaaaatggtTAAACATAGTTTGGGGATGCATGGCGGCGTCAGgagttggaaaattgcatttcattgatggaataatgaataaacacgtttatttaacaattttgaaacaaaatttgaaagaaagcgTGAGAAAACTAGGCATCGAAAGTAGTTTTCAATTCTAccaggacaacgatcccaaacattCCTCATATGACGTCAAGAGCTGGTTGTTATATAACTGTCCAAAGGTAATAAAAACCCCTGCACAAAGTCCCGATCTCAATGCCATTGAGCATTTGTGGGATGAATTAGGTCGCCGGATGCAGGAAAGGCAGTGTACATCAATTCAACTCTTGAAAATTGCTCtgcaggaagaatggaataaaataagccCTGATGTTTGCAAAAAGTTAGTGGAATCGATGCCAAGCCGGCTACAAActgttgaaaagcaaaaaggtGGAGCAACGAAGTATAATTTTGcgttgtgtacaaattttttcacacctgtgtatataaattttaagcagttattaacaaaaaatcagatTGATAATCTGCAACAAAAGACTTACCTAAATGTGGCTATGTAGCAGCTATTaatcaatgtaattttcacagaactttcaatagaattaaaagatgcgaaagtctaagcaaaatggaataggcaaaacaatattgcctgttaactttttcagcaaaaattttaatttctacgcttttgagtactttttctttagaatttgctctgaaataaaaagtagcttttccaagaggacaacacggatttattaagtagcttcaagatggctaacacagggtgaaaattggctacttacatcacctttaattattgcttcatgggtATTGAGCATTGGTTTAATTCTGAACAGCTTAGGCAAAGCTTCTTAGAAAGAGTTGATTGGATTCACTGAATCATCTTTTCCTGAGTATCCTAATTAGACTCTGAGGTCACCGAATGAACTCTTGATGAAGGAGATGCCCGCCTATCCTAATTTAACCCTACATTGAAAAATGAGTAAGATAAATCTAAGATGCTGAAATAAGAGTTAAAAAGTTTCATTTCATCCGTAATTCGACATTCGTTTCATACAAAGTGCCTTTAGTAGTGGGAGAGGCTATTAAGTACTTACCTAATTGCCTAACAAACGGGTTAGAAAACGACGCTGCTAGCAGACTAACCAAAAATATCATAATTAGCATCTCTCTACGATTATCGTAATGTGGAAAACTGACGAGTTTTGCAGAGCGGCAATTTGAAGGAGAAAAACTATAGAGAGGCTAGGTTAAGCTAGGTCATTTGGTTGTCCGTTAGAAGGGCCATTAGGACGAGATATCAAAATCGTTCCTTGGGAATATAGAGGCggaaagaataagaagaaggaGAATAGGATATGATATTGAGATTGAAGGTTATGAAGACTATATAGAGAATTCCGTATATAACTTCTTAAGGTAAAAAGTATACTTATAAATTGGTTTTAAACGGAATTTGGCCTATCTACGAAAGATATTCGAATAGCCGTCTTCCAAAGCTATTATCCACCGTTCATGTGGCAAGCAAGGGATCCTGCGGCCTTTAGCACTCAGCAGCTCTTGACCTGTCTGCCGGGATTCTGCGTTTTTTCCTCTCAATGTAGAACGTTGTGGATGATGAGTGCCGACTGGTCATGAACTGCTATTATCCTGGCAAAACAAGCTTGTCTTGCATATGAGATCTTTATTGCACAGCCAAGCTCACTCAAACTAACCTTAGCTTGCAGCCGTTGCGAACAGTAAGAAAAAAGTATACTAACAGGCGATTTTTTAGCTGCTTGAGAACTATCAATATCGATAACAAGGGTTTGTAGCTGAGAATGGCGctctgtgttgacatttctgttcagtaaggtgtGACAAGTCATAATGAATCGCTCAACGCTAGAGCAAAGCGTTGAAtaagacgccgaaatgtcgattcgatGTAATTCTCAACTTTTTGGCCTTTGTACTTCGACTACGTGAAAATTTTATGTAAGGATGTTGGCTTACGTGCCTAGAATTAAAGCTAAATGGCCATCATTTACGTGGCATTTTTGCTTATTGGGCTTATTTAGATGTATTATTCAGATTCAGAAGTGTTCAGAATTTGGACTCATCGAATGGACCACATAACTCGTAGCTGCAGCGAACAAATgattataataagaaaaatcattccaataatactgggtagtcgaaaaagtcttttcgtattttgtcaatagatgtcgttggagtcatctatctccagtgctaccaatcacattgtgtcatatcatatggtgttagaaaggtgacattttaagcttcatttaacaaaaaaaattaaattcgaagaagttgaaaaaaagttatagctgttcaaaaatgagtgaaaataatgaagaaattcgctatattttgaaatttttgaataaaagagggaagaatgccacgcaagccaccaatggaatttgtgaagtttacggaggcgatgctgtatcagttcgtctagcacaacaatggttcgctcgcttccgttctggaattttcgatgtgaaagatgcacctcgctccggtcgacctatcgttgaaaaagtcgatgaaattatggaaaagattgaacAGGACCATCACAtgagctgccatgacatcgcaaaggcactaaacattcatcatcaaacggttttgaaccatttaaaaaggctggttacaaaaagaagctcgatgtttgggtaccacatgaattgtctgtgaaaaattgaatggaccgaattaacatctgcgattctttgctgaaacgaaatgaaatcgaaccatttctgaagcgaatggtaacaggagacgaaaagtggatcaaatacgacaataatgtgcgaaaaagatcattgtgcaagggtggtgaagctcaacaaatggtcgcaaagccaggattgacgcctcgaaaggttatgctgtgtgtttggtgggattggaaaggaatcatctacaatgagctgctccaacctgttcgaacgattgattctacactttactgtcaacaactgatgagaatgaagcaagcaatcgaaaaaaaaaacggccagaactgatcagcagaaagggcgtcgtcttccatcaggacaacgctaggccacacacatctttgatgactcggcaaaaactgggagagcttggctgggaagttttaatgcatccaccatatagccctgaccttgcaccatcggactaccatttgtttcggtcaatgcagaactcccttaatggagtaaagttggcttcaagagaaggcTGTGAAAATTACTAGTCGCaatttttcgccgagaaaccacaaaagttttacactgatggaataatgtatctagaagaaaaatggcaaaaggtggtcgaccaaaatggtaccaATTTggattaataaagttcattataaatataaaaaaaatgagttgaagtttgattagaaatacgaaaatactttttcgactaccaaatttctgttttgtattataattttaagtttttcaagctcttaaaaaaccacTCTTCACTTACAAGATTGAATTATCGAAACATTTTTCCAACACCTGAGGTGctcaattcaaagaaaattcgCCAAATTTTTACCTTTCTCCACAGAAAAATTGTAGGTGTAGAAAACAATAGTTGCAAGTAAATTTAACAGCAGTAAAACACGAAATTGCAATAGAATAACGAATTTTTTACTTAGCTTCCTTCAACACTGCAGCTCCATGCAAATCTATTGCTGCAACAAGTTGTTGATTTTTCATGCAACCAACAAGAAATCAGCATGTAATGAGCCAGCGAGACAGTGGCATGCAATAATGTCCAagtaacacacatacatacgtacataaatacgtTGAAATGCCGAAAAGTAACTCAATGGTAGGTTTTTCGGATTATCCGCGTAGATCACTCGTTTACGGCTGAGAGAAAAGCGCAGCTGGGACGTGGAAAGCGGCGGCAGTGGCAAGCAATGCACAAAAAGAGAAATGTATGCTCGCGACATATCAACCATGAACGATCGACAGGTAGCGCCTGTGGCAAGAAAATGTTGCACATCACGGCAATTACACTTATCGCCTGCTATtacttttggaattttttatgtcgcagtgcttttgtgtttttcttttgtattgctTACTGTTATTTAGTTGGCTAACGATGCCCACTTGGGAAGTCGTGATTTTAATATTAGCaacgcaaaaacaaagaagtgaAGGAATCAGGATTGTTGCAGCAAGTACCACAAAAGTGTCGCCGTCGGCCATTGAAAACTTAGTAAAAAAGCAATTGTTGGGCACTTGGCCATACTTTTCAAGtaaagaacaaaaagtttttctaactttttttttaattgccaaAATCATTGCCCTTTTATTTGCTGGCGGAGCCTGCAGCGCCACTGAAAAAGTGTGGCCACTTCGCGCTTGTCAGGGAATACTTGTTCATTTACTGCTACGTGTGGCACGTTGCATGCCACCCATTCAAGCGAGCGAGCAAATGCCGCCAACACATTGACTGGCAGCTGCGCATGCGCTGAGAATTCCGAGTGCTGTTTTGCCCCCCAACTTTCTTTCCTTTGCTGCAGTAAAGGTGCCGTTGCTCACGCCAACCGGTGACCATCCAGCCATTCAGCTGGTGGTCGGAACTCGTGTGGCACGCAAGCGTCCTTAGTCAGCATTCGTCCAGTGCGATTAGGCGATTGTGCGCAGGCGGACAGCTAGACGGTACAAGCTGTTGCAAATATATGTTCATAGTTAAATCTCGGCTGTCATAATTGTCATCCACCGCCCTCTAGCCCTTTTCGCTCCAAAAACATGTGCGGCCTGCTTAGCCGCACAACGTCACCTTCAAACAATCAATTGCTATGCATTGCATGCCTCTTACTCAGCCGGCTCGTGTTATCTGCCATGCAGCCCCATTGACAAAGCActacaaaaattccaacaacaaatattgcCTTTTTGGCACCCACAATGGCGCATTTAAATTGGTGCAACATAAAATTTTGTGCGCGTTTTTCCGCTTTGATTTATTGCTGTGAAAACTGTCTTGCGCTTAAACGCTTCTCAAAATGCCACTAAGCCGACGCGGATTGACAATATGCCAGCAGAGAGAAGCCCGCCACAGCCCTGTGCCGCCGACCTTCATTCTCTCTGGCAGCAACAGCTGGCTAAGAATTCACTTTGAACATTTGCTTACGTGCTGCGCCATCGTGTTGCACGTAGGCTGCAACAATGCGTCGTTCATTGAGTCGCTCAACCCACGCACTGCCTTCGCACGCAGATGTGGGAGCGCCCATTTGTTGTAGCAGTTGCTGctgttcttcttcttattgCATTGACTCGCGAATTTACTAGTCGAATTTCGCACTCATTGTCATTCAGTGTTGCAAGTTATTGCCGACGCATTGTCTGTGTACATCGTCGAGCATGCCTCACTCCTATGTACGAAAAACGTTGCTTTAGCTATGCAATACCGTTTTAGCGCCTTCATCCTGTAGTGGACTTGATTTGAATGGAAAATATGTGatgtttgttaaataaaatatttataagaattgattttttgtttttggatttctGCAACGAATCTCTCATAGCCAACTAATGAGTCGTTAGAACTCAGTTCATTTCATGATTCATTGAATCATGAGTTCATTTgtgatttcaaaaaatttgaaaatggaaTATAATTCAACTCTTTCAACTGAACTATTATGAAAAGCTTCACTAAAGCAATAAATCTAATTCGCCGTTTGTGATATGATTGCAAGGAGACAAGATATAAGAAACAGACTTTGCCAGTTGGTGTTCGTGCCCAGCTCTCGCTGAGTTGATGCGAAGTCTAACTTTCCAGTAGCGGTCCATAGGTAGTCAAGGGCACGCCATTACCCTGATTTTGCGGTGAAACCAAGCTAACTTAATAGAATAATGACTTCCAGCACATCGTCGGATTATCAAAAACGTGGTTCAAGAAAATGGTTCCAGAATTCTCTACTGTATTCCTCAGTACCTGTATTTCAACCTCAtaaaacacctacatataaggGGAACTAGGAGCAGTCTAGGCATCAAGCGAGAGCTTTTATTGCACTCTGAATGAACTTTGGCAAAAAGTAGAAGCAAACGGTGTCACACTATGTCAGACAATTGCCAAAATTGATCAACAGTCGGCCGTCCAGGCCATCCATAAAAGCACTCTTAGTTGATAACTAGAAGTATTGACGGTCaagctaaaaaaaatatcaattggtTTAAAGAGAACTTCACTGTTATTTTTGATTCCACATACTTTGAGCAACTATTCCTTTATATCCTTCCTACTATGTATGtgagaacatatgtaaatgtgaaAGTTTGTGAGCGCAATTTGCTACCTTTTCGCGTCGAAGTGgcttaaaaagttaaattagtaaattaaaacaaataaattacataCAATGTGTATGCTAAACGGTAGAGGTTgatttctaaaacatttttggagAGCTTTGCCACCTGTTGCAAAAacgaaatacaaattaattaacAGGATAAGTGAAATTGGAGTGCcttatgcatttatatatatttttcggaGTATGATGCCTGAAAGATagaataaagttgtagcttccaatagcGCATACTTCAGATGTGaccatgtattatttaattgtttaaattagtAACTTTGGCCAAGacaggacggaaacttattcccatacccaatataattataattcttatattataataacAGCCGAAAAGTTCTTTATAAAGATGCATtgcggcagatttttttttttttagaaaatacaaatatttaaaaacaagaaataaatataaaatacaacttttttggaCAAAAGTTTGGAAAGTTGATCTCACTTTGTGACTTCTAAATTGAATGGCGTCCTCCATTTTGTCTGGCTGACGAAACAGATGAAATATGTGGAAAGGCGCCCAatcaacaataattttttttaaatacttctaaAGGAATAATCGAAATACTTTCTCAACAAAAGTTTAATGAATTTTGGCGAGCATTAATTTACTGACATTAGGGTGGTACGTTAGGAACGATACGAGAAAAGACATCAATATATCACACTCACAAGATATGACTAAAAATGCGGAAGATATGGCGAAAATTGTTGAAAGacgacccaaaaaaaaaataaatttgttttcgaaattATACTGCAAAAATACTACAGCTTCAGGGATATATGGTGACCTTTTTTTCGGAACATAATATAGGTGATAAGTGCATAGATTGTAGGCAATTAAATACTTAGTGGTCTTAACGGCTGCTCTTACTTAGCGTAAGAGTGCCGAAAATAATTGCTTCGCTTTGCAAGTATAGTACAAACTTAcagacaaacatacatacatgcacatatgaaGATATAAATTTACATCAGACAATGCCCACTTAGCTAATGATTAAcgcttataaataatttaccaGGAGGGGCTCTTTACaaatgagaaaaatgaaaaagaaattaagtgaAAGAAAAACCAAGCCTACTGGGTACGGATTGTTTGCACACTCTCTTCGTTTAACGATTTgctccttaatttttttttcgggaaaCAAAAGTACAATTCCTTCAAAACCGCGTTCTTTTATTGTGAGTCAGTCGAAATCCGCGTCTCGTCAAGCGTTTACCATCGCAGAGAAAAATGCTGCTTAATGCGAACTGGCAACGTCATCATTCACCGGCTGCCTATGAAACATGGAGTGGTCAAGTTGACAATTCACCAGCCGAGCCAAGCCTTGATGACGTGCATCATTTCAATTaggcacatttttatttcagttacgCTCCTTCGCGTTGCCTACCTTTTTCTCTTAACTATCAGTCTGATTGCTCGTCGTTTCTCCGTTAGTGCACAGCTCTTTGCCCTCTTGCCGACACGTCTTTCTTCTCTTACTGctgttattttacttttattatgcTGTTATTcctattacttttttttgctttttatttttggctgAAACATCCGATTAGCTTCGTCTCTGATGGCTCTGCAACGCCACCAGCCTGTGCGGTGGCACACACATTGCTGTTGCTTTCCGTCTAAGAATTATGTGGCTTTTGCGTGTCGCGCTTTTTTTCACTGCTTTGTCCCATATGATTGTTCTGCTGCTGCTTCGCTTCGCCTCAGGCTATTAATTTGCGCTGTAATTTGGACAAAGCAGACACAAACCGTGGACAAACTACAACCTTCGGCCTTTGCCCAATGTCCATCGCCTGTCGTTTGTCGTTCATCGCCGCCTTAGCAAACCATTTAACGTGATTATTTACGAAGATTAATTGGTCGCGGCCGCAGTGACAGGTCGCGCAGTTAGTCGCGATGTAACTGACaggaaaactaaaaaacaaaaaatgtctcaACCTGAACTGGAACAGCCGGTACTTAGCTGTGATTTTGAACTGAATTTCTGCGAAAGTTGTTTAATAATTCGAAAACTTGGGTGTATCTGTAGTCTCGTAGCAATAATGTCGTATCTCCAAGATATCAACAAATTCAGATCCACTAACATTATTCTTTCAGATTGACAGTTTCTGGTGGTTGCTTAGTGGGAGGTTTCTATGGGCTTAGCCGAGGGCATGACTATGTACTagaaaacatgaattatataaGTCAACTCAAATCTTTGATCTCTTTTGCAAGTTTATTTAgactagattttttttaaataagtccacac
The sequence above is drawn from the Anastrepha obliqua isolate idAnaObli1 chromosome 4, idAnaObli1_1.0, whole genome shotgun sequence genome and encodes:
- the LOC129245265 gene encoding uncharacterized protein LOC129245265, whose translation is MSKNYISREEAINQLYDTIKTKFEEDGVLQEVRCMLQSKMVAMMKGKNDSHTTLLGRSLPDMSQLSVGSSVSGNCAEGDTNETSYRQDSRLHWLHQLIMEYFHWHGFHYTAEMFAQESGTENVRPVRSQLERVVGQFERKSVPILLELVAELMEKTQPKRE